The region AACTTACCCGACAAGGAATTTCGCTACCTTAGGATGGTTATAGTTACCACCGCCGTTTACCGGCGCTTAAGTTCTCACCTTCGCCGACACAAGGTCGGCTAAGCGGTCCCCTTAACGTTCCGGCACCGGGCAGGCGTCAGTCCGTATACATCGTCTTACGACTTCGCACGGACCTGTGTTTTTAGTAAACAGTCGCTTCCCCCTGGCCACTGCGACCCCCACCAGCTCAAGAAGCAAGTTCCATCACCAGTAAAGGTCCCCCTTCTCCCGAAGTTACGGGGGCAATTTGCCGAGTTCCTTAACCACAGTTCACCCGACCGCCTTGGTATTCTCTACCTGACCACCTGAGTCGGTTTAGGGTACGGGCCGCTACGACACTCACTAGAGGCTTTTCTCGGCAGCATAGGATCACCCACTTCGCCACAATCGGCTCGGCATCACACCTCAGGATATACGAGAGACGGATTTGCCTATCTCTCTCCCTACATGCTTACCCCGGGACAACCACCGCCCGGGCTGGGCTACCTTCCTGCGTCACCCCATCGCTTACCTACTACCAGATCAGGCCAGGCGTTCACCCTGACGCCGGCTCCGAAGAGCCAACCGGCTTAAGGACCCTTAGTATCCCCGGATTCGATATGGGCGCATCACAGCGGGTACGGGAATATCAACCCGTTGTCCATCGACTACGCCTGTCGGCCTCGCCTTAGGTCCCGACTTACCCTGGGCGGACGAACCTGCCCCAGGAACCCTTGGTCATTCGGCGCAGAAGATTCTCACTTCTGACTCGCTACTCATGCCTGCATTCTCACTCGTACGACCTCCACCACACGATCACTCGGCAGCTTCACCGGCTCGCACGACGCTCCCCTACCCACCACCAGCAATGCCGGCGGTGCCACGACTTCGGCGGTGTACTTGAGCCCCGCTACATTGTCGGCGCAGAATCACTTGACCAGTGAGCTATTACGCACTCTTTCAAGGGTGGCTGCTTCTAAGCCAACCTCCTGGTTGTCACTGCGACTCCACATCCTTTCCCACTTAGCACACGCTTAGGGGCCTTAGTCGGTGATCTGGGCTGTTTCCCTCTCGACCACGGAGCTTATCCCCCGCAGTCTCACTGCCACGCTCCACTTACCGGCATTCGAAGTTTGGCTGACGTCAGTAACCTTGTCGGGCCCATCAGCCAACCAGAGCCCTACCTCCGGCAAGCACCACGTAACGCTGCACCTAAATGCATTTCGGGGAGAACCAGCTATCACGGAGTTTGATTGGCCTTTCACCCCTACACACAGGTCATCCCCCAGGTTTTCAACCCTGGTGGGTTCGGTCCTCCACGCGGTCTTACCCGCGCTTCAACCTGCCCATGCGTAGATCACTCCGCTTCGGGTCTACAGCATGCGACTACAAGCGCCCTATTCAGACTCGCTTTCGCTACGGCTCCCCCACACAGGTTAACCTCGCCACACACCATAACTCGCAGGCTCATTCTTCAAAAGGCACGCAGTCACATCACAGACAAGCAAGCTTGCCTACGCTCCTACGGCTTGTAGGCACACGGTTTCAGGTACTATTTCACGACCCCTCACCGGGGCGCTTTTCACCTTTCCCTCACGGTACTAGTTCACTATCGGTCATCAGGAAGTATTTAGGCTTACCAGGTGGTCCTGGCAGATTCACACAGGATTTCTCGGGCCCCGTGCTACTCGGGAACACTCCCAACAGTCGGTAAAGTTTCGCCTACCCGGCTCTCACGGTCTACGGCCGCCCTTCCCAGAGCGTTCGACTACCCCACCGATTTCTCACTGCCTGAAGAGACGGCGGTCTCCCCCGGAAGGTCCCACAACCCCGCACACGCAACGCCCGCCGGCTATCACACGCGCACGGTTTAGCCTCCTCCGCTTTCGCTCACCACTACTCACGGAATCACTAAATTGTTTTCTTCTCCTACGGGTACTGAGATGTTTCACTTCCCCGCGTTACCACCAACCGCCCTATACATTCAGACGGCGGCAACACCACATGACTGGTGCTAGGTTTCCCCATTCGGACATCCCCGGATCAACGTCTGGTTGGCGACTCCCCGAGGCTTAACGCAGCCTCCCACGTCCTTCATCGGCTCCTGATGCCAAGGCATCCACCGTGTGCCCTAAAAAACTTGGCCACAAAGATGCTCGCGTCCACTATGCAATTCACAAACAACAACCAGGCAAACCAGCCCACCCCACCACCAGACACCCCCACCCCCCACACAGGAAGGCGACAGCCGGTATGACAGGAGACCAGCCCCACAAGGACAACAAACCCTCGCGCAAACAGCCACCGCACAACGGCGGTGGCCGGCGAACGGTCCGTTCCCTCAGGACCCAACAGTGTGCCCGAACCAACCAAGCCCCCACCAGCGCTTTCCCACTCCACAAACCCCCTCCCAGAAGGAGGAGACCCGCGGCGGTACTCACCCCGGCGGCCGAACCCGGCCGATCCGAATAACCAGTGCTCCACTAATGAGCTCGCCACGCACCGGACACTCGCCGGTGAACGCGACATAGACCAAACTTCCGACTCTCGCAGAGAGAGCCCGAGCCGGCCGGTGCTCCTTAGAAAGGAGGTGATCCAGCCGCACCTTCCGGTACGGCTACCTTGTTACGACTTCGTCCCAATCGCCAGCCCCACCTTCGACCGCTCCCCCCACAAAGTGGTTGGGCCACGGGCTTCGGGTGTTGCCGACTTTCGTGACGTGACGGGCGGTGTGTACAAGGCCCGGGAACGTATTCACCGCAGCGTTGCTGATCTGCGATTACTAGCGACTCCGACTTCATGGGGTCGAGTTGCAGACCCCAATCCGAACTGAGACCGGCTTTTAGGGATTCGCTCCACCTCACGGTATCGCAACCCTCTGTACCGGCCATTGTAGCATGTTTGCAGCCCAAGACATAAGGGGCATGATGACTTGACGTCATCCCCACCTTCCTCCGAGTTGACCCCGGCAGTCTCCCATGAGTCCCCACCACCCCAAAGGGCGTGCTGGCAACATGGAACAAGGGTTGCGCTCGTTGCGGGACTTAACCCAACATCTCACGACACGAGCTGACGACAGCCATGCACCACCTGTACACCAGTCCAAAGGAGGCACCCATCTCTGAGTGTTTCCGGTGTATGTCAAACCTTGGTAAGGTTCTTCGCGTTGCGTCGAATTAAGCAACATGCTCCGCCGCTTGTGCGGGCCCCCGTCAATTCCTTTGAGTTTTAGCCTTGCGGCCGTACTCCCCAGGCGGGGCGCTTAATGCGTTAGCTACGGCACAGAAGTCGTGGAAGACCCCCACACCTAGCGCCCAACGTTTACAGCGTGGACTACCAGGGTATCTAATCCTGTTCGCTCCCCACGCTTTCGCTCCTCAGCGTCAGAACTGGCCCAGCAAGCCGCCTTCGCCACCGGTGTTCCTCCTGATATCTGCGCATTTCACCGCTACACCAGGAATTCCGCTTGCCCCTACCAGCCTCTAGCCTGCCCGTATCCACCGCAGACCCGTAGTTAAGCCACGGGCTTTCACGGCAGACGCGACAAGCCACCTACGAGCTCTTTACGCCCAATAATTCCGGACAACGCTTGCGCCCTACGTATTACCGCGGCTGCTGGCACGTAGTTAGCCGGCGCTTCTTCTACAGGTACACGTCAACTTCGTCCCTGCTGAAAGAGGTTTACAACCCGAAGGCCGTCATCCCCCACGCGGCGTCGCTGCGTCAGGCTTCCGCCCATTGCGCAATATTCCCCACTGCTGCCTCCCGTAGGAGTCTGGGCCGTGTCTCAGTCCCAGTGTGGCCGGTCGCCCTCTCAGGCCGGCTACCCGTCGTCGCCTTGGTAGGCCATCACCCCACCAACAAGCTGATAGGCCGCGAGCCCATCCCCAACCGAAAAAACTTTCCACCACCATCACATGCGAGAAATGGTCGTATCCGGTATTAGACCCAGTTTCCCAGGCTTATCCCAGAGTCAGGGGCAGGTTACTCACGTGTTACTCACCCGTTCGCCGCTCGAGTACCCCGAAGGGCCTTTCCGCTCGACTTGCATGTGTTAAGCACGCCGCCAGCGTTCGTCCTGAGCCAGGATCAAACTCTCCAAACAATGTCTGAAAAGAGAACCCATGGCCGGCACCCCCCGGCTAAGGAAAGGGCACCGTCAAAGGAATCCGCCACCAACAACGGTGACGGGGTCATGCATGATTCATGCACTGGCTTTTAACACACTGTTGAGTTCTCAAGAAACGGACGCGACCACCATCACTCGAAACCCGTGACAGGTCCCGAGATCCAGGGCGATTACTTCCGTCCGGCCGACTCTTCGGCGATCACCGCGTCGCAGACTCGAAGTGAGTCATACGATCTCGGCCGATGCTCTTGTCAGAGTGACCTTCCCCTTTCGGGGCAACCACTCCATCTTAAACCCTCGCCCGCCTCACGTCAAACCTCTCGGTTCCGCCGTGCCGCAGACGACCCGGATCCGGCGCGAGCGCCTCGTCTTGGTGGTTGTCGGAGTGGCTTGCCCGTCGGGGTCCGGCCGCCTTTCGGCGTCCCGCTCTCCCCGGGGGCAAGGAAAACATTAGGCAACGTCCGCCCGGCCGTCAAATCACGCCGAGATGGGCAAAACCCCAGGCCAGACCGCAACTTCGGGCAATCACTGCCGCCGAGGCCACAAGATTGTTACCTGCGCCACAACGAACCTTGACCACGAAAGAGCCGCCCCGGACAGGTGGACCGGGACGGCTCCGGGCGATCGACATACGGACGATCAGGCGACCTCGATGCCGCCGACGGTCTTCTTGCCGCGCCGAAGCACGAGGAACCGGCCGTGCAGCAGGTCGTCCGCCGAGGGCACGTACTCCTCATCGGTGATTTTGGTGTTGTTGAGGTACGCGCCGCCCTCCTTCACGGCCCGGCGCGCCGCTGACTTGGACTCGACGAGCCCGCTCTGCGCGAGCAGGTCGACGTACGACGCCCCCAGGGCCGGCACAGCCGCCTTCGGCACCTCCGCGAGGGCCGACTCCAGCGTCCGGGCGTCCAGTTCCGTGAGCGAACCCTGCCCGAACAGCGCACGCGAGGCGGCGATCACCCGGGCGAGCTCGTCGGCGCCGTGCACCAGGGTCGTCAGGTCCTCGGCCAGCGCGCGCTGCGCCGCGCGGGCCGCCGGCCGTTCCGCCACCGCCTTCTCCAGCTCCTCGATCTCCTCCCTCGTACGGAAGGTGAAGACCTTGAGGAACCGCACGATGTCCCGGTCGTCGGCGTTGAGCCAGTACTGGTAGAACGCGTACGGCGAGGTCAGCGCGGGGTCGAGCCACACGGCGCCGCCGGCCGTCTTGCCGAACTTGGTGCCGTCCGCCTTCGTGATCAGCTTGCCGGTGAGCGCGTGGACATGGGCGCTCTCCACCCGCCGGATGAGATCGACACCCGCGGTGATGTTGCCCCACTGGTCGCTGCCGCCGAGCTGGAGCGTGCACCCGTGGCGGCGGTACAGCTCCAGGTAGTCGTTGGCCTGCAGGATCTGGTAGCTGAACTCGGTGTAGCTGAGTCCCTCGCCGGCCAGCCGCGCGGAGACCGACTCCCTGGCGAGCATCCGGTTTACCGGGAAGTGCTTGCCGACGTCGCGCAGGAAGTCGATCGCGCTCAGCTCCGCCGTCCAGTCCAGGTTGCTGACCAGCGTGGCCGCGGTGGGCCCCTCGTCGAAGGTGAGGAACTTCTCGACCTGCACCCGGATGCGGGACACCCATTCGGCGACGATGTCGCTGGAGTTGAGCGCCCGCTCCGTGCTGCGCCCGCTCGGGTCCCCGATCAGACCCGTCGCGCCGCCGACCAGGCCGATCGGGCGGTGTCCCGCTCGCTGGAAGCGGGTCAGGATGAGCAGGGTCGCGAGGTTGCCCACGTGCAGCGAGGGCGCGGTCGGGTCGAAGCCCGCATACACGGTGATCGGACCGTCGGCGAGCGCCTTGCGCAGCGCGTCGATGTCGGTGGTCTGCGCGATCACATCGCGCCACTCGAGTTCGCCGAGGATGTCACCCATCTCCGACGTCGGCACGAGATTGCCTGAAGTTACGGTCACGGTCGTGGCTTTCGCTTGTCGATGGTGGGTGTACGGGCTTCCGTACAAGCCTGCCTGATCACGGAACCCTATCGCCACTTCATAGCGAGGCGTCAGCGTGCGGTTCGGCCACGGCGTCGGGGAACGTGCGCGCGGTACGGAGACACGGTGGGGTCACCGTCGATCCAGAACCTCCAGGGCGTGTCGGCGCCGGCGGACACGCCGGTGCGCGGGCCCGTCCTCACTTGGGCGGACGGCACCGGCCGGCCCTCGTGCACCCGGATGGGGCCGCCCGAGCAGCAGTCCGTTCCGTTGTGCTCCCTGACCAGGCCGAGAGCCACCGTGAGCCGGGCCGGTCCCCGGGCGAGGTCCCGGTCGGGGACCCGGCGCGCCAGGCCCTCCATCCCGGGGCCGCCGGCGTGCGGCATGCGGCGGATGCGGGCGGTGTGCACGCCCGCGACCACTTCGCCCGCCCGTAGCAGGACGGCCGAGCCGGTGCCCGCGGGCATGCACACGAGGTTGGCGCAGTAGTGCATCCCGTACGTGAAGTAGACGTAGAGGTGTCCCGGCTCCCCGAACATGACGGCGTTGCGCGGTGTGCGCCCCCGGTAGGTGTGAGAGGCCGGGTCCTGCCCCGGGCCGCCGTACGCCTCGACCTCGCTCATCCGGACCGCCACCGACCCGTGCGCGACCACCCGGCCGAGCAGATCAGGGGCGACCACCTCCGACGGGCGGTCGAAGAAGTCGCGGCCGAGCGGCTCGCCCGCGACGCCGTCGATCAGTTCTCGTTCGCCCATGCCGCCTGGCCGTCGACGATCTCCCGGAGGTTCGCGACCTGGTCGCGGACCCGGTCGGGCGCGGTGCCGCCGAAGGCGCTGCGGGCGGCCAGCGCGCCGTGCACGTTCAGCACGTCGCGGACGCTCGCGCCCGTCTCGTCCACCGCGAAGTGCGGTGAGACCTTCGCCAGTTCCTCGTCCGTGAGCTCGCCGAGGTCCTTGTCGTTCACCTGGCACCACACCACCAGGTGGCCGACGGCCTCGTGCGCGTCCCGGAACGGGACGCCGCGGCGGACCAGCAGTTCGGCGAGGTCGGTCGCCAGCGCGAACCCGTCGGGCGCGCTGGTCTCCAGCTTGGCCTTGTTGACCCGCATGGTGGCGATCATGCCCGACACGGCCGGGAGCACCAGGAGCAGGGTGTCGACGGCGTCGAAGACCGGCTCCTTGTCCTCCTGGAGGTCGCGGTTGTAGGTGAGTGGCAGGCCCTTCAGCGTCGTCAGCAGCGACATCAGCGCGCCGATCAGGCGGCCGCTCTTGCCCCTGGCCAGCTCGGCGACGTCGGGGTTCTTCTTCTGCGGCATGATCGAGGACCCGGTGGAGTAGGCGTCGTCCACCTCGATCCACCGGAACTCCTGCGAGGCCCACAGCACGATCTCCTCGCCGAGCCGGGAGATGTGCACACCGATCATGGCCGCGCAGAACAGGAACTCGGCGGCGAAGTCACGGTCGGCGACCGCGTCCATCGAGTTCGGCGCGGGGGCGTCGAACCCGAGCTCGGCGGCGACCGCGGCGGGGTCGAGCGGCAGCGAGGAACCGGCCAGCGCGCCGGAACCCAGCGGCGAGACCGCCGCGCGCCTGTCCCAGTCCCGCAGCCGGTCCACGTCGCGGGTCAGCGGGTGGACGTGGGCGAGAAGCTGGTGCCCGAACGACACCGGCTGGGCGTGCTGCAGGTGTGTCATGCCGGGCGCCGCGACGTCGGCGTTCTCCTCGGCCTGGCTGATCAGCGCGGTCTCCAGTTCGACCAGCCGGGAGACGATCGTGCGGACATGGTCACGCAGGTAGAGGCGCAGGTCGGTCGCGACCTGGTCGTTGCGGCTGCGACCGGCCCGGAGCTTGCCGCCCAGCGAGCCGAGCCGCTCCAGCAGGCCGCGCTCCAGCGCGGTGTGCACGTCCTCGTCGGCGACGGTGGGACGGAACTCCCCCTTGCGGCAGGCCCGGTCGAGATCGTCGAGCGCGCCCAGCATGCGGTCGAGCTCCTCCTGCGTCAGCAGGCCGGCGCGGTGCAGCACGCGTGCGTGCGCGCGTGAAGCCAGCAGATCGTACGGCGCGAGCCGCCAGTCGAACTGCACACTCACCGACAGGCGCGTGAGGGCGTCCGCGGGTCCCCCCTCGAACCTGCCACCCCAGAGCCGCATCGGCTTGTTGTCCGCCACCGTGTTCTCCCTCCGAATTCCGAATCTCTGCCGACAAAGGTGACCGTGTAATGGGGATCCCCGTGGTGGATCCTGATGTTGGATCCTCGTGCGGCTAATCCGCGACCTTAGCCGACGGACGGCCCGGTCCCCGCACACGGTCCGGGTCACACACCGTCACGCTTCGTCGTCTCCATGCGTGTGATCATGGAGGTCGGCGGTGAGCTTGTGCCTGGTCACGTCAGGCGTCCTGCGGGTGGCCAGGCTGAGCAGGGATTCCGCCAGCGCCTGCCCTCCCATAGGGCTCCTGCTGATCACGAGAATCGTGTCGTCACCGGCCACCGTGCCGAGGATCGAGTCCCAGCCCGCGTGGTCGACGGCCGAGGCGAGGAACTGGGCCGCTCCCGGAGGCGTACGGAGGATCACCAGGTTGGCGGACGCCTCCGCCGACACCAGGAGCTCCTCGGCGATCCTGCGCAGGCGCGCGTCGGGGTTCTCGGTGAAGCCGTTGGCGACGCCGGCCCGGTAGATCGGGATCCGGCCG is a window of Microbispora sp. NBC_01189 DNA encoding:
- the tyrS gene encoding tyrosine--tRNA ligase — protein: MGDILGELEWRDVIAQTTDIDALRKALADGPITVYAGFDPTAPSLHVGNLATLLILTRFQRAGHRPIGLVGGATGLIGDPSGRSTERALNSSDIVAEWVSRIRVQVEKFLTFDEGPTAATLVSNLDWTAELSAIDFLRDVGKHFPVNRMLARESVSARLAGEGLSYTEFSYQILQANDYLELYRRHGCTLQLGGSDQWGNITAGVDLIRRVESAHVHALTGKLITKADGTKFGKTAGGAVWLDPALTSPYAFYQYWLNADDRDIVRFLKVFTFRTREEIEELEKAVAERPAARAAQRALAEDLTTLVHGADELARVIAASRALFGQGSLTELDARTLESALAEVPKAAVPALGASYVDLLAQSGLVESKSAARRAVKEGGAYLNNTKITDEEYVPSADDLLHGRFLVLRRGKKTVGGIEVA
- a CDS encoding arginine repressor: MSIPLTKAARHARIVELLTRHKVRSQPELARLLAEQGVEVTQATLSRDLDELGALKLRADDGTLVYALPGEGGGRIPIYRAGVANGFTENPDARLRRIAEELLVSAEASANLVILRTPPGAAQFLASAVDHAGWDSILGTVAGDDTILVISRSPMGGQALAESLLSLATRRTPDVTRHKLTADLHDHTHGDDEA
- a CDS encoding DNA-3-methyladenine glycosylase, which translates into the protein MGERELIDGVAGEPLGRDFFDRPSEVVAPDLLGRVVAHGSVAVRMSEVEAYGGPGQDPASHTYRGRTPRNAVMFGEPGHLYVYFTYGMHYCANLVCMPAGTGSAVLLRAGEVVAGVHTARIRRMPHAGGPGMEGLARRVPDRDLARGPARLTVALGLVREHNGTDCCSGGPIRVHEGRPVPSAQVRTGPRTGVSAGADTPWRFWIDGDPTVSPYRAHVPRRRGRTAR
- the argH gene encoding argininosuccinate lyase codes for the protein MRLWGGRFEGGPADALTRLSVSVQFDWRLAPYDLLASRAHARVLHRAGLLTQEELDRMLGALDDLDRACRKGEFRPTVADEDVHTALERGLLERLGSLGGKLRAGRSRNDQVATDLRLYLRDHVRTIVSRLVELETALISQAEENADVAAPGMTHLQHAQPVSFGHQLLAHVHPLTRDVDRLRDWDRRAAVSPLGSGALAGSSLPLDPAAVAAELGFDAPAPNSMDAVADRDFAAEFLFCAAMIGVHISRLGEEIVLWASQEFRWIEVDDAYSTGSSIMPQKKNPDVAELARGKSGRLIGALMSLLTTLKGLPLTYNRDLQEDKEPVFDAVDTLLLVLPAVSGMIATMRVNKAKLETSAPDGFALATDLAELLVRRGVPFRDAHEAVGHLVVWCQVNDKDLGELTDEELAKVSPHFAVDETGASVRDVLNVHGALAARSAFGGTAPDRVRDQVANLREIVDGQAAWANEN